One window of Bacteroidota bacterium genomic DNA carries:
- a CDS encoding Lrp/AsnC family transcriptional regulator: MKLDKIDYSILKILQERGRVTNAQLASEVGLSPAPTLERVRKLEVSGMIQSYHALVDPEKIGLAITVFIEVKLNYHSHFKIEQFIDSIKALPEIVETYHITGDGDFLLKMHTQSISDYQKFIVEKLSKIDGVGHIQSKVVLSTIKNEMVLPISDDLIENQKR; the protein is encoded by the coding sequence ATGAAACTTGATAAGATCGATTACAGCATTCTCAAAATCTTGCAGGAGCGCGGCCGTGTGACCAATGCGCAGCTAGCCAGCGAAGTCGGACTTTCCCCCGCGCCTACGCTCGAGCGCGTGCGCAAGCTCGAAGTCTCCGGCATGATTCAATCCTATCACGCCTTGGTGGATCCGGAAAAGATCGGTTTGGCGATCACAGTCTTCATCGAAGTGAAGCTCAATTACCATAGCCATTTCAAGATTGAGCAGTTCATCGATTCGATCAAGGCCCTCCCCGAAATCGTGGAAACCTACCATATCACGGGCGACGGGGACTTTTTGCTCAAAATGCATACGCAGAGCATCTCGGACTATCAAAAGTTCATCGTCGAGAAGTTGTCCAAAATTGATGGCGTGGGGCATATCCAATCCAAGGTGGTGCTGTCGACCATCAAAAACGAAATGGTCTTGCCGATCAGCGACGATTTGATTGAAAACCAGAAGCGATAG
- a CDS encoding glycine--tRNA ligase has translation MSYADVFQKVISHAKEYGFIYPSSEIYDGLSAVYDYGPMGVELKNNIKDAWWRAMVQMHENIVGLDSAILMHPKIWKASGHVDAFNDPLIDNKDSKKRYRADVLVEDYIQNKLESKITKEVEKAAKRFENFDEAMFRQTNARVVEYQAKVDEVNARFVAAMEADNLDELRQIIIDLEIACPESGSRNWSEVKQFNLMFKTQLGAVAGDAMDLYLRPETAQGIFVNFLNVYKTSRVKVPFGIAQIGKAFRNEIVARQFIFRMREFEQMEMQFFVRPGTQAEWFDQWKEKRKKWHLALGLPANRLRFHVHEKLAHYAKAAEDIQFEFPFGFKEMEGIHSRGDFDLKQHEEHSGKKLQYYDPELRESYVPYVIETSVGLDRTFLAHMTNAYTEEEVNGETRVVLKLHPALAPIKVAVFPLVEKDGLPDIALDVFNRLKYDFRTHYEDGKDGIGRRYRRMDAIGTPYAITVDHQTAEDGTVTLRERDTMEQIRIKIEDINGHIAAKLSMRNILS, from the coding sequence ATGAGTTACGCCGACGTTTTCCAAAAGGTCATTTCCCACGCCAAAGAATATGGCTTCATCTATCCATCTTCCGAAATTTATGACGGTCTGAGCGCCGTTTACGATTACGGCCCGATGGGCGTCGAACTCAAAAACAACATCAAGGATGCTTGGTGGCGCGCCATGGTACAGATGCACGAAAACATCGTGGGTCTGGATTCGGCCATCCTCATGCACCCCAAAATCTGGAAGGCTTCGGGTCACGTGGATGCATTCAACGATCCATTGATCGACAACAAAGACTCCAAAAAGCGCTACCGCGCCGACGTTTTGGTCGAGGACTACATCCAAAACAAGCTCGAAAGCAAAATCACCAAGGAAGTCGAAAAGGCTGCCAAGCGCTTCGAAAACTTTGACGAAGCCATGTTCCGGCAGACCAATGCCCGCGTGGTCGAGTATCAAGCCAAGGTCGATGAAGTCAATGCCCGTTTTGTGGCAGCGATGGAGGCCGACAACCTTGACGAGCTCCGGCAGATCATCATCGACCTGGAAATCGCCTGCCCCGAAAGCGGCTCCCGCAACTGGAGCGAGGTCAAGCAGTTCAACCTCATGTTCAAAACGCAACTCGGCGCTGTGGCCGGCGACGCGATGGACCTCTACCTCCGTCCGGAAACGGCCCAAGGCATCTTCGTCAACTTCCTCAACGTCTACAAAACTTCCCGCGTCAAGGTTCCCTTTGGCATCGCCCAAATCGGCAAAGCCTTCCGCAACGAGATCGTCGCCCGGCAGTTCATCTTCCGCATGCGGGAGTTTGAGCAAATGGAAATGCAGTTTTTCGTGCGCCCCGGCACCCAAGCTGAATGGTTTGATCAATGGAAGGAGAAGCGTAAGAAATGGCACCTTGCCTTGGGTTTGCCAGCAAACCGGTTGCGCTTCCACGTGCACGAGAAGCTCGCCCACTACGCCAAAGCCGCCGAAGACATCCAATTTGAATTCCCATTCGGATTCAAGGAAATGGAAGGCATCCACAGCCGTGGCGATTTTGACCTCAAGCAACACGAGGAGCACAGCGGCAAAAAACTGCAATACTACGATCCCGAACTCAGGGAGAGCTACGTGCCTTACGTGATCGAAACATCCGTCGGCCTTGACCGCACCTTCCTCGCCCACATGACCAACGCCTACACCGAGGAGGAAGTCAATGGCGAGACACGCGTCGTGCTCAAGCTGCATCCGGCATTGGCACCGATCAAGGTTGCTGTATTTCCACTCGTTGAAAAGGACGGCCTGCCCGACATCGCCCTCGATGTCTTCAACCGCCTGAAATACGACTTCCGCACCCACTACGAAGACGGCAAGGACGGCATCGGCCGCCGTTACCGCCGCATGGATGCGATCGGCACGCCCTACGCGATCACGGTCGACCACCAAACCGCCGAAGACGGCACGGTCACCCTCCGCGAGCGCGACACGATGGAGCAAATCCGCATCAAAATCGAGGACATCAACGGGCATATCGCCGCAAAGTTGAGCATGCGGAATATTTTGAGTTGA
- a CDS encoding WG repeat-containing protein, translating to MTKILKRSSFIFACAVSFCMALLPSCSGGASKPAETEQSTAPKSYQNGDLMVGGKKGEMWFQTYGGEKAFNGATFHFARDFYRGYAPVIKMVDGKELHGIINLKGEEVIKIEHPEPIDAYDNGYFQIGSMDKQGYLDSTGKLVIPMNYGRSKGVYDGLFVLQKGLNWGVVNANGQEVTPFIYTDAHGYADNGLMMVEKKYKCGFIDREGKEVIPCSYESATSFEQGVAIARIGEKYGLIDATNQHITGFDFDEFKFETTSVEDAGSQTGYSNVGKRIITEGGYSVFRKGKMWGAVNPKGEIVIPFEFDYMGSADAMGVNVGLGKRRGTYDLEKKEVKWLD from the coding sequence ATGACCAAGATCTTGAAAAGAAGCAGTTTCATTTTCGCATGCGCGGTGAGTTTCTGCATGGCCCTCCTGCCAAGTTGCAGCGGCGGAGCTTCAAAACCCGCCGAAACAGAACAATCCACAGCCCCCAAGTCCTACCAAAATGGCGATCTGATGGTCGGCGGTAAAAAAGGGGAAATGTGGTTCCAAACCTACGGTGGTGAAAAGGCTTTCAACGGCGCTACCTTCCATTTTGCGCGCGATTTCTACCGCGGCTATGCACCGGTCATCAAGATGGTCGATGGCAAGGAACTCCATGGTATCATCAATTTGAAAGGCGAGGAAGTCATCAAGATCGAGCACCCTGAGCCGATCGACGCCTACGACAACGGCTACTTCCAAATCGGGTCGATGGACAAACAAGGTTACCTTGACAGCACTGGAAAGCTCGTGATTCCGATGAATTACGGCAGGTCCAAAGGCGTCTATGACGGGCTGTTTGTGCTGCAGAAGGGCCTCAATTGGGGTGTGGTCAACGCGAATGGGCAGGAAGTCACGCCTTTCATTTACACCGATGCGCATGGCTATGCCGACAATGGCTTGATGATGGTGGAGAAGAAGTACAAATGCGGCTTCATCGACCGGGAGGGCAAGGAGGTAATCCCCTGTTCCTACGAATCAGCGACAAGTTTTGAGCAAGGTGTCGCCATTGCCCGCATTGGCGAAAAATACGGCTTGATCGATGCCACAAATCAGCACATCACTGGATTTGATTTTGACGAATTCAAGTTTGAGACGACTTCTGTTGAGGATGCAGGAAGCCAAACGGGTTACTCCAACGTCGGCAAGCGCATCATCACCGAAGGTGGGTACTCCGTTTTCCGCAAAGGCAAAATGTGGGGCGCCGTCAATCCAAAGGGAGAAATTGTGATCCCCTTCGAATTTGACTACATGGGCAGCGCCGACGCCATGGGCGTGAATGTCGGTCTCGGCAAACGCCGCGGAACTTACGATCTCGAGAAAAAAGAGGTGAAGTGGTTGGATTGA
- a CDS encoding T9SS type A sorting domain-containing protein: MKKALLILLLAVGNLVFAQNPIIFMPDAGLNDGSDEGGLNGGKETYVFDGDPNTNNGAVNAFYSLPISTCNNTNYLGMIQFDLTTLPAVVDSVFLGGWTWDQNVICYSNCDNNWEFWYVGAAWDEMAVTWGTAPLLDSGFAGPFNVTFPDVARERKFDITPAYRNWKSGNVPNYGLAIKPIDGFCNNACVILGMLSSDDTTFAGTHRPYLEIYSGGVGVAEAQQIKTRFFPNPAHNAAVIEFQSTFVGPVELHVLDYTGRTVSTQTETMDMGLQRMRIDLEKLANGMYTYRLTTPSGNSSGMFVRQ, translated from the coding sequence ATGAAAAAAGCACTACTCATTCTCCTTTTGGCCGTTGGCAACTTGGTATTCGCTCAAAACCCAATCATCTTCATGCCTGATGCCGGCCTCAACGATGGCTCGGACGAAGGTGGACTTAATGGTGGTAAGGAAACCTACGTCTTCGATGGCGATCCGAATACCAACAATGGTGCAGTGAATGCCTTTTATAGTTTGCCAATCAGCACCTGCAATAACACAAACTATTTGGGAATGATCCAATTTGACCTCACGACCTTGCCAGCCGTTGTGGATTCTGTATTTTTAGGTGGATGGACTTGGGATCAAAATGTGATTTGCTACTCCAATTGCGACAACAATTGGGAGTTTTGGTATGTCGGGGCAGCATGGGATGAAATGGCCGTGACGTGGGGGACTGCGCCATTGCTTGATTCTGGATTTGCCGGACCTTTTAACGTGACCTTTCCTGATGTCGCCCGCGAACGGAAATTTGATATCACCCCCGCCTACAGGAATTGGAAATCAGGCAATGTCCCCAACTACGGGCTTGCCATCAAGCCCATCGATGGGTTCTGCAACAATGCCTGTGTCATCCTCGGGATGCTTTCTTCGGATGATACCACGTTTGCTGGCACGCATCGTCCTTACTTGGAGATTTATTCAGGTGGCGTCGGGGTAGCAGAGGCACAACAAATCAAAACGAGATTTTTCCCCAATCCTGCACATAACGCTGCTGTGATCGAGTTTCAATCTACGTTCGTTGGACCAGTGGAATTGCATGTTTTGGACTATACAGGTCGCACAGTAAGCACACAAACCGAAACCATGGATATGGGATTGCAACGCATGAGGATTGACTTGGAAAAATTGGCAAACGGAATGTACACCTATCGCCTCACTACTCCATCCGGAAACAGTTCGGGAATGTTCGTGAGGCAGTGA
- a CDS encoding phosphatidylserine decarboxylase family protein — MRLHKEGRFLIPISILLLGGVWSAIYFPLLAGTVVWWIGIVLGVAALVLIGLIFNFFRNPEIVPTIQENAIVCPCDGKVVVIEEVFDPIYFKAKVRQISIFMSPLNVHVNRNPISGKVKWFKYMPGLYLVAWHPKSSTDNEMTYTVVENSRWTVGYKQIAGAVARRICWYIKEGDTVQQSAEMGFIKFGSRMDLLIPLDAEVSVKLEEVVFGGKTVIAVGK, encoded by the coding sequence ATGCGTTTGCACAAAGAAGGTCGTTTTCTCATTCCGATATCCATCTTGCTGCTGGGCGGCGTTTGGTCGGCAATTTATTTTCCGTTGTTGGCCGGGACCGTGGTCTGGTGGATCGGCATCGTGCTCGGTGTAGCCGCGCTCGTCTTGATCGGGCTGATTTTCAACTTCTTCCGCAATCCGGAAATTGTGCCGACGATTCAAGAGAATGCGATTGTCTGTCCTTGCGACGGCAAGGTCGTCGTGATCGAGGAAGTCTTCGATCCGATTTACTTCAAGGCCAAGGTGCGTCAGATCAGCATTTTTATGAGTCCGCTGAATGTCCACGTGAACCGCAATCCGATCAGCGGCAAGGTGAAGTGGTTCAAATACATGCCCGGCCTCTACCTCGTCGCTTGGCATCCCAAAAGCAGCACCGACAACGAAATGACCTATACCGTCGTCGAAAACAGCCGCTGGACGGTCGGCTACAAACAAATCGCCGGCGCCGTGGCGCGCCGCATCTGCTGGTACATCAAGGAAGGCGACACCGTCCAACAATCCGCCGAGATGGGGTTCATTAAGTTTGGCTCGCGTATGGACTTGCTCATTCCGTTGGACGCGGAGGTCAGCGTGAAGCTGGAAGAGGTCGTGTTTGGCGGGAAGACGGTGATTGCAGTCGGGAAATAA
- a CDS encoding aminotransferase class I/II-fold pyridoxal phosphate-dependent enzyme, with protein MIQLSIPNISDTEQMSVARALESGWVSTAGPDIGDFERKVAALSGVRFCIAVNSGTAALHLALLALGVGTNDYVICPNLSFVATANAVSMTGAEPIFIDAAPDNLQLDLDLLEDFLQNHTDFADGKCFFKGTQRRIRAIVPVHVLGDFCDMDRLLELARSRGIPVLEDAAAALGASFDDKPAGSMGLLGTLSFNGNKILTTGGGGAVLTNDSQLADRIRHLAHQAKSFPLEYIHDAVGFNYGMPNLNAAFGLGQLARLPEFWAKKQAIRAEYEAGFIDVRAISLTPHGDLHRKCGYWLNCIFTSEARQLEPYLEANEIQTRKLWVPMNRLPMYGQNLYIQREDHSFRWYEDSLCLPSSTGLTEEDQAIVIRAVRDFFE; from the coding sequence GTGATCCAACTCTCCATCCCCAATATCTCTGATACCGAACAAATGTCGGTGGCACGCGCTTTGGAATCCGGCTGGGTTTCCACGGCTGGGCCTGACATCGGCGACTTCGAACGCAAGGTTGCGGCTTTGTCGGGCGTGCGGTTTTGCATCGCGGTCAACAGCGGCACTGCCGCTTTGCACCTTGCCTTGTTGGCCCTCGGTGTCGGCACCAATGACTACGTCATTTGCCCCAACTTGAGCTTTGTCGCTACCGCCAATGCGGTTTCCATGACCGGGGCCGAACCGATTTTCATCGACGCAGCGCCCGACAATTTGCAGCTTGACCTCGACTTGCTCGAAGACTTTCTGCAAAACCATACCGACTTTGCAGACGGCAAATGTTTCTTCAAAGGCACCCAAAGGCGTATTCGGGCGATCGTACCTGTGCACGTGTTGGGCGATTTTTGTGACATGGACCGCCTGCTGGAATTGGCACGCAGCCGCGGAATTCCCGTGTTGGAAGACGCAGCCGCAGCCCTCGGGGCGAGCTTCGACGACAAACCCGCCGGAAGCATGGGCCTTTTGGGCACGTTGAGCTTCAACGGCAACAAAATTTTGACGACGGGCGGCGGCGGAGCCGTCTTGACCAACGACAGCCAACTCGCAGACCGCATCCGCCACCTCGCCCACCAAGCCAAATCATTTCCCCTCGAATACATCCACGATGCCGTTGGCTTCAACTATGGCATGCCCAACCTCAATGCGGCCTTCGGCTTAGGCCAATTGGCGCGTCTCCCCGAATTTTGGGCAAAAAAACAAGCCATTCGCGCGGAATACGAAGCTGGTTTCATCGATGTCCGCGCCATTTCACTGACGCCGCACGGAGATCTGCACCGGAAATGCGGCTATTGGCTCAACTGCATTTTTACTTCCGAAGCCCGGCAATTGGAGCCCTATTTGGAGGCGAATGAGATTCAGACCCGCAAGTTATGGGTGCCGATGAACCGCCTGCCGATGTATGGGCAAAACCTGTACATTCAGCGTGAGGACCATAGTTTCCGTTGGTACGAAGATTCGCTTTGCTTGCCATCCTCCACTGGATTGACAGAGGAAGACCAAGCAATTGTGATTCGTGCGGTGCGGGATTTCTTCGAATGA
- a CDS encoding NAD(P)-dependent oxidoreductase, with protein MLQRQILVTGAAGYVGSVLCRQLLDLGYAVRGLDVLLFGDAGLEDLYAHPHFSLVKGDLCDPEIRKAALQHVEAVIHLAAIVGDPACKLFPEAATALMDVASRALFEEAEEVGVSKFVFASTCSNYGQMSDEGLLDENSELQPQSHYARLKVGFEEYLLTKSATSPVTVSILRFATAYGLSPRMRFDLTVNHFTRDLVLGKELLVFGEHQWRPYCHVQNLAQAICLCLTHQPEVAEGVFNIGESSENYTKAMIVEEIRKVVPECKFAYGQQPDADTRNYRVNFDKAARQLQFVATRHVPDGIREIQAVLNSGKFGDPFDRIYQNC; from the coding sequence ATGTTGCAACGACAGATTTTGGTGACCGGCGCGGCCGGCTATGTGGGTTCGGTCCTTTGCCGACAATTGCTGGACCTTGGATATGCCGTGCGCGGCTTGGATGTGCTGTTGTTTGGCGATGCCGGACTGGAGGATCTCTATGCGCATCCGCATTTCAGCCTTGTCAAGGGGGATCTTTGTGATCCTGAAATTCGGAAAGCCGCCTTGCAACATGTCGAGGCGGTGATCCACCTTGCGGCGATTGTCGGCGACCCAGCTTGCAAGTTGTTTCCGGAAGCTGCCACCGCCTTGATGGACGTCGCGAGCCGGGCTTTGTTTGAGGAGGCCGAAGAAGTCGGCGTTTCCAAGTTTGTCTTCGCGAGCACGTGCAGCAACTACGGGCAAATGTCGGACGAAGGTCTGCTGGATGAAAATTCGGAGCTGCAACCACAGAGCCACTATGCCCGGTTGAAAGTAGGATTCGAAGAATATCTGCTCACCAAATCGGCCACAAGCCCTGTCACGGTCAGCATCCTCCGTTTTGCAACCGCCTACGGCTTGTCCCCGAGAATGCGTTTTGACCTCACCGTCAACCACTTTACGCGGGACTTGGTGCTCGGCAAGGAGCTGCTTGTTTTTGGCGAACACCAATGGCGGCCGTATTGCCACGTGCAGAACCTTGCGCAGGCGATTTGCCTTTGCCTCACACATCAACCCGAGGTCGCAGAGGGTGTCTTCAACATCGGCGAAAGCTCCGAAAACTACACCAAGGCCATGATCGTGGAGGAGATTCGAAAGGTCGTCCCCGAATGCAAGTTCGCCTACGGCCAACAGCCCGATGCCGACACCCGCAACTACCGCGTGAACTTTGACAAAGCTGCGCGACAACTGCAATTTGTTGCGACGCGCCACGTCCCCGATGGCATCCGCGAAATCCAGGCGGTCCTGAACAGCGGGAAGTTTGGGGATCCATTTGATCGTATTTATCAGAATTGCTGA
- the mce gene encoding methylmalonyl-CoA epimerase, producing MKIEHIGIAVQDLAKSNALFAAIFDQQPYKQEQVESEHVNVSFFQLGDSKIELLEATHPESAIAKHIEKRGEGMHHIAFEVPDIFAAMERMKAQGYRVLNEAPKRGADNKLIFFLHPKDSNGVLVELCQEIRES from the coding sequence ATGAAAATCGAACACATCGGCATCGCCGTCCAGGACCTCGCCAAGAGCAATGCCCTTTTTGCGGCCATTTTTGATCAGCAGCCCTACAAGCAGGAGCAGGTCGAGAGCGAGCATGTCAATGTCTCGTTTTTCCAGCTCGGCGACTCCAAAATCGAATTGCTTGAGGCGACCCATCCGGAAAGTGCGATTGCCAAACACATTGAGAAACGCGGCGAAGGCATGCACCATATCGCCTTCGAAGTCCCCGACATTTTTGCTGCGATGGAACGGATGAAAGCTCAAGGGTACCGTGTTTTGAACGAAGCCCCCAAACGTGGCGCCGACAATAAATTGATCTTTTTCCTGCATCCCAAAGACAGCAACGGGGTTTTGGTCGAATTGTGTCAGGAGATCAGGGAGAGCTGA
- a CDS encoding Uma2 family endonuclease, which yields MEIQIPNRFVTPEEYLALELLAEYKNEYLDGKILPMTSHSIDQNGITVDCMCSIADGVEHEEWFVFTSSFKIRIDQPRCYFYPEISICKGKPNVVDNQYAYTNPTVVVEVLAEWSESFDRGKKFHRYKQIPSLTEYILIAQDEYQIDVFQKAHDGIWQLRSYSGLEDVLEIKSLKLSLPLADIYRRVKLGNNA from the coding sequence ATGGAAATTCAAATACCAAACCGATTCGTCACACCAGAGGAATATCTCGCATTGGAATTGCTTGCAGAGTACAAAAATGAGTATTTGGATGGCAAGATCCTGCCCATGACAAGCCATTCCATTGATCAAAACGGCATCACAGTAGATTGCATGTGTTCCATTGCCGATGGCGTTGAACATGAGGAATGGTTTGTTTTTACCAGTTCCTTCAAAATTCGTATCGATCAGCCAAGGTGCTATTTCTATCCTGAAATATCTATTTGCAAAGGCAAACCCAACGTGGTGGACAATCAATATGCCTATACAAATCCGACGGTAGTCGTCGAAGTTCTTGCAGAATGGAGCGAATCCTTTGACCGTGGCAAAAAATTCCACCGGTACAAGCAAATACCATCACTAACGGAATACATTCTCATCGCCCAAGACGAATACCAAATTGATGTCTTCCAAAAAGCTCACGACGGTATTTGGCAACTTCGTAGCTATAGTGGATTGGAAGACGTGTTGGAAATAAAAAGCCTCAAGCTGAGTCTTCCGCTGGCTGACATTTACCGCCGCGTGAAACTCGGGAATAACGCTTGA
- a CDS encoding DUF692 family protein, protein MIHASLSFNVDSNLIQAALPLFAAEAVEGMEWSFDTLHNRPDIPEWFEELLKSYGNAGRLVGHGVFFSMFSGKWLPEQAAWLAELKSLTTRFRFDHISEHFGFFTGADFHKGAPLSVPYSKRTLALGQDRLLRIADACGCPVGLENLAFATDAHSARIHGEFLEALLAPANGFLILDLHNLYCQLHNFGLDSAELLAGIPLARVREIHISGGSWEPSPFRPQPGVRRDTHDAGVPERVFELLATTMGQCPNLKFVVLEQMSHALADAESQSQYQADFLRMRDLVQLESAKRTSFTLLQNFLPPKIEFQSHPLEDETLHFEQLLLSDILENSANFEEVKAKIQSSALASGEWSAVNWDPAMLETARQIARKWKDGF, encoded by the coding sequence ATGATCCACGCCTCCCTCTCCTTCAATGTCGATTCCAACCTGATTCAGGCAGCATTACCCCTGTTTGCGGCGGAGGCCGTCGAAGGTATGGAATGGTCATTTGACACGCTGCACAATCGACCCGACATCCCGGAATGGTTTGAAGAACTGCTCAAAAGTTACGGCAATGCCGGTCGGCTCGTCGGGCATGGGGTGTTTTTTTCGATGTTTTCAGGAAAATGGCTACCCGAGCAAGCGGCTTGGTTGGCGGAATTGAAATCCCTGACCACCCGCTTCCGATTTGACCACATCAGCGAACATTTCGGGTTTTTCACGGGAGCCGACTTTCACAAGGGCGCACCCTTGTCCGTGCCTTATTCCAAGCGAACGCTTGCCCTTGGGCAGGATAGGCTTTTGCGGATTGCCGACGCCTGCGGTTGCCCCGTGGGGCTGGAAAACCTTGCATTTGCCACAGATGCGCATTCTGCACGTATTCATGGTGAATTTTTGGAGGCCTTGCTCGCGCCCGCGAATGGTTTCCTCATCCTCGACCTTCACAACCTGTATTGTCAGCTGCATAATTTTGGGTTGGACTCAGCAGAATTGCTGGCTGGAATTCCACTGGCACGCGTCAGGGAAATTCACATTTCCGGCGGAAGTTGGGAACCTTCGCCTTTTCGCCCGCAACCTGGGGTCAGGCGCGATACGCACGACGCGGGCGTACCCGAACGCGTGTTCGAGTTGCTGGCTACCACAATGGGCCAATGTCCGAACCTCAAATTTGTGGTTTTGGAGCAAATGAGCCATGCCTTGGCCGATGCGGAAAGCCAATCGCAGTATCAGGCCGACTTCCTTCGAATGCGGGATTTGGTGCAGCTCGAATCCGCCAAACGGACTTCGTTCACGCTCCTGCAAAACTTTTTGCCGCCCAAAATTGAGTTTCAAAGCCATCCGCTAGAGGATGAAACGCTGCATTTCGAACAACTCCTGCTTTCCGACATTCTCGAAAACAGCGCCAATTTTGAAGAAGTCAAGGCAAAGATTCAAAGTTCGGCACTTGCATCAGGCGAATGGAGTGCGGTAAATTGGGATCCCGCCATGCTCGAAACCGCAAGGCAAATCGCTCGTAAGTGGAAGGATGGTTTTTGA
- the ettA gene encoding energy-dependent translational throttle protein EttA: MSDRQIIFSMSRVSKVYPPNKQVIRDISLGFYLGAKIGVIGMNGQGKSTLLRIIAGVDTDFQGDLAFSPGYSVGMLEQHPDLDPTKTVIEIVREGAAETAALLTEYEEINMKFMEEMSAEAMDKLINRQAALQDKIEAADAWNLDSSLEVAMDALRCPPSDQIVATLSGGEKRRVALCRLLIQKPDVLLLDEPTNHLDAESVQWLEQHLQNYAGTVIAVTHDRYFLDNVAGWILELDRGHGVPWKGNYTSWLEQKQKKLDQEQKQESKRSKTLERELEWIRMAPKARHAKGKARVTAYEKLVSEDGNQREQELEIYIPSGPRLGDKVIEAHGVSKAFGDKLLYEGMEFIIPKGAIVGVIGPNGAGKTTLFRMITGKETPDTGTFEVGETVKLAYVDQEHDDLDMEASVYDAITGGNDIIVLGNKEMNGRAYVSRFNFAGTDQSKKVKQLSGGERNRLHLARILRSGANVLLLDEPTNDLDVNTLRALEEAIDNFAGCAVIISHDRWFLDSVCTHILAFEGDSRIFFYEGSFSEYEEDKKKRLGDTGPTRIRYKKLSR, from the coding sequence ATGAGCGATCGTCAGATAATTTTCTCCATGTCGCGGGTAAGCAAGGTTTACCCACCCAACAAGCAAGTGATCCGGGACATTTCCCTGGGCTTCTACCTCGGCGCCAAAATCGGTGTGATTGGTATGAACGGCCAAGGAAAATCGACCTTGCTGCGCATCATTGCCGGCGTAGACACCGATTTCCAAGGCGATTTGGCCTTTTCGCCAGGGTATTCCGTCGGCATGCTCGAGCAGCATCCCGACCTTGATCCGACCAAAACCGTGATCGAAATCGTGCGTGAAGGTGCCGCAGAAACTGCCGCCCTGCTCACGGAATACGAAGAGATCAACATGAAATTCATGGAGGAGATGAGCGCCGAGGCAATGGACAAGCTCATCAACCGCCAAGCTGCCCTTCAAGACAAAATCGAAGCCGCCGACGCTTGGAACCTCGACAGTTCGCTCGAGGTAGCCATGGACGCGCTGCGTTGCCCGCCCTCCGATCAAATCGTCGCGACACTTTCCGGTGGTGAAAAACGCCGTGTGGCCCTTTGCCGCCTGCTCATCCAGAAGCCCGACGTGCTGCTCCTCGACGAACCGACCAACCACTTGGACGCCGAGTCGGTACAGTGGCTCGAGCAACATTTGCAGAACTATGCGGGCACCGTCATCGCAGTGACCCACGACCGTTACTTCCTCGACAATGTCGCAGGATGGATCCTCGAACTCGACCGCGGCCATGGTGTACCCTGGAAAGGCAATTACACCTCTTGGCTCGAACAAAAGCAGAAGAAACTCGACCAAGAGCAAAAGCAGGAAAGCAAGCGCAGCAAAACCCTCGAACGCGAGTTGGAGTGGATTCGCATGGCGCCCAAAGCCCGTCACGCCAAAGGCAAGGCCCGTGTCACGGCTTACGAAAAACTGGTCTCCGAAGACGGCAACCAACGCGAACAGGAACTGGAGATTTACATCCCCTCCGGTCCGCGCTTGGGAGACAAAGTCATTGAAGCCCATGGCGTTTCCAAGGCATTCGGCGATAAATTGCTCTACGAAGGCATGGAATTCATCATTCCAAAAGGCGCCATCGTCGGGGTGATCGGCCCGAATGGTGCGGGTAAAACCACGCTTTTCCGCATGATCACCGGCAAGGAAACACCCGACACGGGGACATTCGAAGTCGGCGAAACCGTCAAGCTTGCCTACGTGGACCAAGAGCATGACGACCTCGACATGGAGGCGAGCGTCTACGATGCCATCACCGGCGGCAACGACATCATCGTTTTGGGTAACAAAGAAATGAACGGCCGCGCCTACGTGAGCCGCTTCAACTTTGCGGGCACCGACCAAAGCAAAAAGGTCAAGCAGCTCTCCGGCGGGGAGCGCAACCGCTTGCACTTGGCCAGAATCCTCCGTTCCGGTGCCAACGTCCTGCTTTTGGACGAACCGACCAACGACCTCGACGTGAACACGTTGCGGGCATTGGAAGAAGCGATCGACAACTTTGCCGGCTGCGCCGTGATCATTTCCCACGACAGGTGGTTCCTGGACAGCGTCTGTACGCACATCCTTGCTTTCGAAGGCGATTCCAGGATTTTCTTCTACGAAGGCTCCTTCTCGGAATACGAGGAAGACAAGAAGAAGCGCTTGGGCGATACCGGGCCTACCCGGATTCGGTATAAGAAGCTGTCGCGGTAA